The DNA window ACGTCCTCAACGCCAGCCAGCAGTCGGCCTTCGAGTCGTACATCGCCGCCGGTGGCGGATACGTCGGTGTGCACGCCGCCGCCGACACCGAGTACAGCTGGCCGTGGTACGGCGGGCTGGTCGGAGCATGGTTCCACTCGCACCCGGCGATCCAGTCGGCCACCATCCGGGTCGAGGACCGGACGAACCCGTCCACCGCGCATCTGGCGGACACCTGGGTCCGCAGCGACGAGTGGTACAACTACCGCACCAACCCCCGGCCGAACGTGCGGGTCCTGGCCAGCCTCGACGAGTCGTCGTACAGCGGCGGCAACATGGGCGACCACCCGATCACGTGGTGCCGGGCCTACGGCGGCGGGCGGGCCTGGTACACCGGGCTCGGGCACACCGAGGAGTCGTACACCGATCCGAACTTCACCCGGATGCTGCTCGGCGGCCTCCGGGTCGCCGCCGGCGCCGTGACAGCCGACTGCACGCCGCGCACGACCCCGCCGCCCAGCGGCACCAGCCTGCGCGCCCGGGCCAACAACCAGTACGTCAGCGCGCCGAACGCCACCACCGCGCTGATCGCCAACCGGAGCGCCGTCGGCGCCACCGAGCGGTTCGACCTGGTCGACCTCGGCGGCGGCAACGTGGCGCTGCGCGCCAAGGCCAACGGCATGTACGTCGCGGCCGAGAACGCCGGCGCCGCCGCGCTGATCGCCAACCGGGCCGCCGCCGGCGCCTGGGAGACCTTCCAGCTCGTCCGCAACTCCGACGGCACGGTCAGTCTTCGCGCCCTGGTGAACAACCGGTACGTCGTGGCGGAGAACGCGGGCGCCGCCGCCCTGATCGCCAACCGGACCGCCATCGGCCAGTGGGAGAAGTTCGACCTCGTCACCGGCTGACCGCGCCCTCCCGCTCCGCGCCA is part of the Micromonospora cremea genome and encodes:
- a CDS encoding ThuA domain-containing protein, with product MRSRVSALITSLAVLLATLVALPAPASAAPLTKVLVFSKTAGFRHSSIPNGIAAIRQLGTANGFTVTATEDAAQFTTANLAQYQAVVFLSTTGDVLNASQQSAFESYIAAGGGYVGVHAAADTEYSWPWYGGLVGAWFHSHPAIQSATIRVEDRTNPSTAHLADTWVRSDEWYNYRTNPRPNVRVLASLDESSYSGGNMGDHPITWCRAYGGGRAWYTGLGHTEESYTDPNFTRMLLGGLRVAAGAVTADCTPRTTPPPSGTSLRARANNQYVSAPNATTALIANRSAVGATERFDLVDLGGGNVALRAKANGMYVAAENAGAAALIANRAAAGAWETFQLVRNSDGTVSLRALVNNRYVVAENAGAAALIANRTAIGQWEKFDLVTG